One window of Marinomonas primoryensis genomic DNA carries:
- a CDS encoding ABC transporter substrate-binding protein encodes MQALSIRPSLPWLGAFKRKAMLTTFSVLLPVLSGSAMAADLTIGFSQIGSESGWRTSETASIKAEAERRGYNLKFSDAQQKQENQIKAVRSYIAQGVDGILLAPVVETGWDQVLKEAKRAQIPVVLIDRGVAADPSLYLTKIASDFKEEGALAASWLAAKTNGRCNIVELQGSVGSSAAIDRKAGFDSLISNFPNMTIIRSQSGSFTRAGGKEVMESFLKGEGGAKNICALFAHNDDMALGAILAMKEAGIKPVKDILVVSIDGVPDIFKAMADGEANATIELNPHLGGPAFDAILASQKGAKVDKWVKANGPLYLPDTAAAEYAKRK; translated from the coding sequence ATGCAAGCTCTCTCAATTCGACCTTCGTTACCGTGGCTCGGTGCTTTCAAACGCAAAGCGATGTTGACGACTTTTTCTGTGTTACTTCCTGTTCTATCTGGCTCTGCCATGGCAGCAGATTTGACGATAGGTTTCTCGCAAATCGGTTCTGAAAGTGGTTGGCGAACCTCTGAAACCGCTTCTATTAAAGCAGAAGCAGAACGTCGTGGTTACAACCTGAAGTTCTCTGATGCTCAGCAAAAGCAAGAAAATCAAATCAAAGCGGTGCGTTCTTATATCGCCCAAGGTGTGGATGGCATTCTTTTGGCGCCAGTGGTAGAAACCGGCTGGGATCAAGTATTAAAAGAAGCGAAACGCGCTCAAATCCCGGTGGTGTTGATTGACCGAGGTGTCGCAGCGGATCCCAGTTTGTATCTAACTAAAATCGCGTCTGATTTTAAAGAAGAGGGCGCTTTGGCGGCGTCTTGGTTGGCAGCAAAAACCAACGGGCGTTGTAATATCGTCGAGCTGCAAGGATCCGTAGGTTCCTCTGCTGCGATTGATCGTAAAGCAGGGTTTGACTCTCTGATTAGTAACTTCCCCAACATGACGATTATCCGTTCTCAGTCTGGCTCGTTTACTCGTGCTGGCGGTAAAGAAGTCATGGAAAGCTTCTTGAAAGGCGAAGGTGGCGCGAAGAATATTTGTGCGCTGTTTGCTCACAATGACGATATGGCATTGGGCGCCATTTTGGCGATGAAAGAAGCCGGTATCAAACCAGTTAAAGATATTTTAGTGGTTTCAATTGATGGTGTTCCAGATATTTTCAAAGCCATGGCCGATGGCGAAGCCAATGCGACGATCGAGTTGAATCCTCATCTTGGTGGCCCTGCCTTTGACGCGATTTTAGCGTCACAAAAAGGCGCTAAAGTCGACAAGTGGGTCAAAGCAAATGGTCCACTGTACCTTCCTGATACCGCGGCGGCCGAATACGCTAAACGCAAGTAA
- a CDS encoding sugar ABC transporter ATP-binding protein: protein MSNFVEGAQSVTRPLLKIDNLSKSFTGVQALSDVSLQIQSGEIRALLGENGAGKSTLIKVLTGVYPRDGGDILLDGKAISAADSGHAQRLGISTVYQEVNLIPTMSVMENLTLQHQEKVFGLISWKKAEIRARELLAQVGLDIDPLRQLDTYSIAIQQLVAIARALSTQAKMLILDEPTASLDSDEIKQLFDLMRRLKAEGMGIIFVTHFLDQVYSITDSITVLRNGECIGTFNTAELTRSDLVSHMVGKSLEDLAPSAHDHSIQHERKALLALNNVGKQRYLQPLSLSIAAGEIVGVAGLLGSGRTELCELAYGSVKPDQGDVTLGKHSLTKSSLRRAIQVGMGYCPEDRKQDGIVAELSVRENMILALQASKGWWSPISMADQQRLVEDMIQRLAIKTPDMDKPIGELSGGNQQKVILARWLITNPALLILDEPTRGIDIGAHHDIIQIIKELCEQGMGLLVASSELEELVMFAHRVVVMKDHHKVSELLGEDISEQAILRTIAS, encoded by the coding sequence ATGTCAAATTTCGTCGAAGGGGCGCAGTCCGTTACTCGTCCTTTGCTAAAAATCGATAACCTATCCAAATCCTTTACCGGTGTTCAAGCCCTCAGTGATGTGTCTTTGCAGATTCAATCGGGCGAAATTCGTGCTTTGCTTGGCGAAAATGGCGCTGGAAAATCCACTCTCATTAAAGTGCTTACCGGCGTTTATCCTCGTGATGGCGGAGACATTTTACTAGACGGTAAAGCGATTAGTGCTGCTGACAGTGGTCATGCACAACGCTTAGGCATCAGCACGGTTTATCAAGAAGTGAATTTAATCCCTACTATGTCTGTGATGGAAAACCTGACATTACAACATCAAGAAAAAGTCTTCGGTCTGATCAGTTGGAAGAAAGCCGAAATCCGCGCCAGAGAGTTACTAGCGCAGGTCGGTTTAGACATAGATCCATTACGCCAGCTAGATACCTATTCGATTGCGATACAGCAGTTGGTGGCGATTGCGCGGGCCTTGAGTACACAAGCCAAAATGTTGATTCTCGATGAGCCGACGGCCAGTTTAGACAGCGATGAAATCAAGCAATTGTTTGATTTGATGCGACGCCTTAAAGCAGAAGGCATGGGCATTATATTTGTCACGCATTTTTTGGATCAGGTTTACAGCATCACTGACAGCATTACCGTGTTACGCAACGGTGAGTGCATTGGTACGTTTAATACCGCGGAACTCACTCGTTCGGATCTGGTGAGTCACATGGTGGGGAAATCCTTAGAAGACCTTGCACCAAGTGCTCATGATCATTCTATTCAGCATGAGCGTAAAGCGCTTTTAGCACTAAACAACGTTGGCAAGCAGCGCTATTTACAGCCATTGAGTTTGAGCATTGCGGCAGGGGAAATTGTTGGCGTAGCAGGGTTGCTGGGTTCTGGTCGTACTGAGCTTTGCGAACTGGCTTATGGGTCGGTGAAGCCGGATCAAGGCGACGTAACGCTGGGTAAGCATTCACTTACTAAATCTTCTTTGCGTCGCGCTATTCAAGTGGGTATGGGTTATTGCCCAGAAGACCGCAAACAAGATGGCATCGTGGCGGAATTGAGCGTAAGAGAAAATATGATCCTTGCATTGCAAGCGAGCAAAGGCTGGTGGTCGCCGATTTCAATGGCCGATCAGCAACGTTTGGTTGAGGATATGATTCAACGTTTAGCCATCAAAACACCGGACATGGATAAGCCGATTGGTGAATTAAGTGGTGGCAATCAGCAAAAAGTCATTCTAGCTCGATGGTTGATTACTAATCCTGCTTTGTTGATTTTAGATGAGCCAACCCGAGGCATTGATATCGGAGCGCATCATGACATTATTCAGATTATCAAAGAGCTGTGTGAGCAAGGCATGGGCTTGCTCGTCGCGTCATCTGAACTGGAAGAATTGGTGATGTTTGCTCATCGTGTGGTGGTTATGAAAGACCATCATAAAGTGTCGGAACTTCTAGGAGAGGACATCTCTGAGCAAGCGATTCTACGCACGATTGCGAGCTAG
- a CDS encoding ABC transporter permease, translating into MKKNNFLHKHQKTLAPLLSLVLIILVTASVTPGFLKITFVDGHLFGSLVDILHRGTPTALVALGMAVVIATRGIDLSVGAVIAICGAVTAVLTVNTDWPVWIVILCALGTGALCGLWNGILVSVFNIQPIVATLILMVAGRGIAQMITEGQIVTFHSEALDAIGNGYFLAFPIRVWIAIGLILLTVIVMRKTALGLFIESVGANVRASRLVGIEARLLVMSAYVFSGFCAGLSGIILAADIRGADANNAGLWLELDAILAVVLAGASLAGGRIYLLLTVVGVLIIQTLTTAILTSGLPVQYNLVVKATIILAVLLIQSPKTRQWLSGLFPKKEGDNKGSAKP; encoded by the coding sequence ATGAAGAAGAATAATTTCCTACATAAACATCAGAAAACGCTCGCGCCTTTATTGTCGCTCGTACTGATTATTTTGGTCACCGCGTCTGTCACACCGGGCTTTCTCAAAATTACATTCGTCGATGGACACCTCTTCGGCAGCTTAGTGGATATTTTGCACCGTGGTACGCCAACGGCGTTGGTGGCATTGGGAATGGCTGTGGTGATTGCGACACGTGGCATTGATTTGTCGGTCGGGGCCGTGATCGCCATTTGCGGTGCGGTGACCGCCGTATTGACGGTGAATACGGATTGGCCTGTGTGGATCGTGATCTTATGCGCGTTAGGCACGGGGGCTTTATGCGGTTTGTGGAATGGCATTTTGGTCTCGGTGTTCAATATTCAACCGATTGTTGCGACCTTGATTCTGATGGTGGCCGGCCGTGGCATTGCGCAAATGATTACCGAAGGACAAATCGTCACTTTCCATTCAGAGGCATTGGACGCCATTGGAAATGGCTATTTTTTGGCGTTTCCGATTCGAGTTTGGATCGCGATTGGGCTGATTCTACTTACCGTTATTGTGATGCGAAAAACTGCGCTGGGGCTTTTTATCGAATCGGTTGGGGCGAATGTTCGAGCAAGTCGTTTAGTGGGTATCGAAGCGCGATTACTGGTGATGTCCGCGTATGTTTTTTCCGGTTTCTGCGCTGGTCTCAGCGGTATTATTCTTGCTGCCGACATTCGTGGTGCCGATGCGAATAATGCGGGTTTATGGTTAGAGTTGGACGCTATTTTGGCCGTGGTGTTAGCGGGGGCGTCGTTAGCGGGAGGGCGGATTTATTTGCTGCTGACGGTGGTAGGTGTGTTGATTATTCAAACCCTGACGACGGCGATTCTTACCAGTGGTTTGCCCGTTCAATATAATTTGGTGGTGAAAGCAACCATCATACTTGCGGTATTACTGATCCAATCGCCTAAAACTCGACAATGGTTATCTGGTTTGTTTCCTAAAAAAGAAGGCGACAATAAAGGGAGTGCAAAACCATGA
- the yjfF gene encoding galactofuranose ABC transporter, permease protein YjfF: MINERNLPILATLLVFILLYGFGVYEYRGFRDTLVFTNLLTDNAFLIITAIGMTFVILSGGIDLSVGSMIAFIGVLMAYMISSMGLHPLFAIGIALVVGVFFGTVMGVIIAFFEIQAFIVTLAGMFLFRGLAYLINLDAVPISHPFIMALSDIYVPLPGRGGLTFIAMAMLVLLVIGILLARRTRFGMSVYALGGDTHSAALLGVPVRKTIIKIYALSGFYSAMSGVIFAIYTGSAYPLAAVGVELDAIAAVVIGGTLLTGGVGYVFGTFLGAMIQGIIQTLITFDGSLNSWWTKLAVGGLLLFFILLQKGIVVWVKKRAAS, translated from the coding sequence ATGATTAACGAACGTAATTTGCCAATATTGGCGACTTTGTTGGTGTTTATTCTGTTGTATGGTTTTGGTGTGTACGAATACCGAGGCTTTCGTGACACCTTGGTGTTTACTAATTTATTAACCGATAACGCCTTTTTGATCATTACCGCGATTGGTATGACCTTCGTGATTCTGTCTGGAGGCATCGACTTGTCGGTCGGTTCGATGATCGCGTTTATCGGTGTATTGATGGCGTATATGATTTCTAGCATGGGATTACACCCTTTGTTCGCCATTGGCATCGCATTGGTTGTTGGCGTGTTTTTTGGAACGGTAATGGGCGTGATTATCGCTTTTTTCGAAATACAGGCTTTTATCGTGACCTTGGCTGGCATGTTTTTGTTCCGAGGGTTGGCGTATCTGATCAATTTGGACGCGGTGCCAATCAGTCACCCTTTTATTATGGCGTTATCGGACATTTATGTGCCATTGCCGGGACGAGGTGGTTTGACCTTTATTGCCATGGCGATGCTGGTGCTGTTGGTCATCGGCATTTTATTGGCTCGTCGAACGCGTTTCGGCATGAGTGTGTACGCCTTGGGTGGAGACACTCATTCAGCGGCGCTGCTAGGCGTGCCAGTTAGAAAAACCATCATTAAAATTTACGCATTGAGCGGATTCTACAGCGCCATGTCTGGAGTGATTTTTGCGATCTATACCGGATCTGCGTATCCCTTGGCGGCGGTTGGGGTCGAGTTGGATGCGATTGCGGCCGTGGTAATAGGCGGAACCTTACTGACAGGTGGTGTGGGGTATGTCTTTGGTACGTTTTTAGGTGCGATGATTCAAGGCATCATTCAAACGTTGATCACTTTTGATGGCTCGCTGAACAGCTGGTGGACAAAGCTGGCGGTCGGCGGATTGCTGTTGTTTTTTATCTTGTTACAAAAAGGCATTGTGGTGTGGGTGAAAAAACGCGCTGCGAGTTAG
- the galU gene encoding UTP--glucose-1-phosphate uridylyltransferase GalU, whose product MIRKCLFPVAGYGTRFLPATKSMPKEMLPIVNKPLVQYGVEEAVKAGLDNVTFVTGRGKRAIADHFDISYELEHQIAGTNKEKYLDGIRYLIDNVNFSFTRQNNMLGLGHAILTGEPLIGDEAFGVVLADDLCFGEDDGVMAQMVKLYNQFRCTIVAIEEVPEDEVHKYGVIKGESMMDGLYRVTDMVEKPSKEEAPSNLAIIGRYILTPDIFDKIRNTPAGRNGEVQITDAILQQAKEGCVLAYKFKGKRFDCGSVDGFVEATNYCYQNIYKDPTEA is encoded by the coding sequence ATGATTCGCAAATGTCTATTCCCCGTTGCTGGTTATGGCACACGTTTTTTGCCTGCCACAAAATCCATGCCCAAAGAAATGCTTCCTATCGTGAACAAACCTTTAGTTCAATACGGAGTAGAAGAAGCGGTCAAAGCGGGTTTGGACAACGTTACTTTTGTTACCGGTCGTGGTAAACGTGCCATTGCCGACCATTTCGACATCAGCTATGAGCTTGAACACCAAATCGCTGGTACCAACAAAGAAAAATACCTAGATGGTATTCGCTACCTAATCGATAACGTCAACTTCTCTTTTACTCGTCAAAACAACATGTTAGGCCTAGGTCATGCGATTCTGACAGGCGAGCCACTTATTGGTGATGAAGCCTTTGGTGTTGTACTGGCAGACGACCTATGCTTCGGTGAAGACGATGGCGTAATGGCGCAAATGGTTAAACTTTATAACCAATTCCGTTGCACCATTGTGGCAATTGAAGAAGTACCTGAAGACGAAGTTCACAAATACGGCGTAATAAAAGGCGAATCCATGATGGACGGCCTTTACCGTGTAACGGACATGGTAGAAAAACCATCGAAAGAAGAAGCACCATCGAATCTTGCCATTATCGGGCGATACATATTAACCCCTGATATCTTTGACAAAATCCGTAATACGCCAGCAGGCCGTAACGGTGAAGTTCAAATCACCGACGCCATTTTGCAACAAGCAAAAGAAGGTTGTGTGTTGGCGTACAAATTTAAAGGCAAACGCTTTGACTGTGGCAGCGTAGACGGCTTTGTTGAAGCCACCAACTACTGCTACCAGAATATCTACAAAGACCCAACTGAAGCGTAA